In Bradyrhizobium guangxiense, the following are encoded in one genomic region:
- a CDS encoding ABC transporter ATP-binding protein produces MTAAIEVRAVEKRFGNVGIIRDLNLSVAQGERHAIIGPNGAGKSTTFNLISGHIKPTSGEVRLNGDVISGMRPFEINRRGLSRSFQVTNVFARMSVWENVRCAVLWATGHRYAFWKNVDSLPEVRERTAQILDDIHLTHRRDVPAGLLTYAEQRELEIGITIASGATVVMLDEPTAGMSHAETDRAVSLIRRLTEGKTLVIVEHDMSVVFGLADRISVLVYGHIIASGTPEEIRRDPKVKEAYLGEEAH; encoded by the coding sequence ATGACGGCAGCGATCGAAGTCCGCGCTGTCGAAAAGCGCTTTGGCAATGTCGGCATCATCCGCGATCTCAATCTCAGTGTCGCGCAAGGTGAGCGTCACGCCATCATCGGTCCGAACGGTGCCGGCAAGTCGACGACGTTCAATCTCATCAGCGGTCATATCAAGCCCACCTCGGGCGAGGTGAGGCTGAACGGCGATGTGATCTCCGGCATGAGGCCGTTCGAGATCAACCGGCGTGGCCTGTCGCGGTCGTTCCAGGTCACCAACGTGTTCGCGCGCATGTCGGTCTGGGAGAACGTCCGTTGTGCGGTGCTGTGGGCGACGGGTCACCGTTACGCCTTCTGGAAGAACGTCGATAGCCTGCCGGAAGTGCGCGAGCGGACCGCGCAGATCCTCGACGACATCCATCTGACCCATCGTCGCGATGTTCCGGCCGGCTTGTTGACCTACGCCGAGCAGCGCGAGCTCGAGATCGGCATCACCATCGCCAGCGGTGCGACCGTCGTGATGCTGGACGAACCCACGGCGGGCATGAGTCACGCCGAGACCGACCGCGCGGTGTCCCTGATCCGGCGCCTGACCGAGGGCAAGACCCTGGTCATCGTCGAGCACGACATGAGTGTCGTGTTCGGCCTGGCCGACCGCATTTCGGTGCTGGTCTACGGCCACATCATCGCTTCCGGCACACCGGAAGAGATCAGGCGCGACCCGAAAGTCAAGGAAGCCTATCTCGGCGAGGAGGCGCACTGA
- a CDS encoding ABC transporter ATP-binding protein, with protein sequence MLEVRDLHAYYGKSHILQGVDLDVAAGEVVSLLGRNGVGRSTTVKAIMGEVAPQGTIRFKGKDIAGLPSYRIARLGLGYVPEHRDIFPSLTVRQNLLLGIKDTRRPGKWQLQDMLDMFPNLAARADTPAGVLSGGEKQMLTTCRTLMGDPDLIMIDEPTEGLAPLIVQQVGDLIARIAQAGVAILLVEQKLSIAMKISNRVYVMGHGRVVFEGTPEQLRSNSSVRAQWLEV encoded by the coding sequence ATGCTCGAGGTCAGGGACCTGCACGCCTATTATGGCAAGAGCCACATTCTCCAGGGTGTCGATCTCGACGTTGCTGCGGGCGAGGTCGTCAGCCTGCTCGGTCGCAACGGCGTCGGACGTTCGACCACGGTCAAGGCGATCATGGGCGAGGTTGCTCCGCAAGGCACGATCCGCTTCAAAGGCAAGGACATTGCCGGGCTGCCGAGCTACAGGATCGCGCGCCTCGGTCTCGGCTATGTGCCGGAGCATCGGGACATCTTTCCGAGTCTGACGGTCCGCCAGAATCTGCTCCTCGGCATCAAGGATACGCGACGTCCCGGCAAATGGCAGCTTCAGGACATGCTCGACATGTTTCCGAATCTTGCCGCGCGGGCCGATACGCCTGCAGGGGTGCTGTCGGGCGGCGAGAAGCAAATGCTCACGACTTGCCGGACCTTGATGGGCGATCCCGATCTCATCATGATCGACGAGCCCACCGAAGGTCTTGCCCCGTTGATCGTACAGCAGGTCGGCGATCTCATCGCCCGCATTGCGCAGGCCGGCGTCGCGATTCTGCTCGTCGAGCAGAAGCTGTCGATTGCGATGAAGATCTCCAACCGCGTTTACGTCATGGGGCACGGTCGTGTCGTCTTCGAAGGTACGCCCGAGCAATTGAGGTCAAACAGCAGCGTTCGCGCGCAATGGCTGGAAGTGTGA
- a CDS encoding sensor histidine kinase has translation MTAFGKLVRTTAFRLTLVYLLLFAMFAASLLAYFAWNTRRLITEEITQTVNAETSEISEIYGRRGLRSLVLAIEYRALRPGANLYLVTTPTGQAIAGNVGSLAPGVMATRGWSETAYRRIEDADDRDHRALVRVTELENGFRLLIGRDLAERRRLFGIVAKAAQWSVLIVVVLGLGGGVFVARRVLRRIDAMTGTAQRIMTGDLSERLPVGRSGDELDRLAENLNAMLERIEALMAGLKEVSDNIAHDLKTPLTRLRNRAEEALAKSGCEADYRAALERTIEESDGLIRTFNALLMIARAESGQARGNMDDFDAADVANGIHELYEPLAEEDGMTLKVKADPTPIHANRELISQALANLVENAIKYGKPVAQTGGTVISMDSRQITIEARREGEHVLLSVTDRGPGIPEADRAHAVERFVRLEASRTLPGSGLGLSLASAVATLHGGELRLADAQPGLVATLVLPVRAGDRVAPPIPDVPQKVA, from the coding sequence GTGACGGCATTCGGTAAACTCGTCCGCACCACGGCGTTCCGGCTGACGCTGGTCTATCTGCTGCTGTTCGCGATGTTCGCGGCTTCGCTGCTGGCCTATTTCGCCTGGAATACGCGGCGGCTGATCACCGAGGAGATCACGCAGACGGTGAATGCCGAGACCTCCGAGATCAGTGAGATCTACGGCCGCCGCGGTCTGCGCAGCCTCGTGCTCGCGATCGAGTATCGGGCGCTGCGCCCGGGTGCCAACCTCTATCTCGTGACCACGCCGACCGGGCAGGCGATTGCCGGCAATGTCGGCTCGCTGGCGCCCGGCGTGATGGCGACGCGCGGCTGGTCGGAGACCGCCTACCGGCGCATCGAGGACGCCGACGACCGCGACCATCGTGCGTTGGTGCGCGTCACCGAGCTCGAGAATGGCTTCCGCCTGCTGATCGGCCGCGACCTTGCCGAGCGGCGGCGGCTGTTCGGCATCGTCGCCAAGGCGGCGCAATGGTCGGTCCTGATCGTCGTCGTGCTCGGCCTCGGTGGTGGCGTCTTCGTCGCGCGCCGTGTGCTCCGACGCATCGACGCCATGACGGGCACCGCACAGCGGATCATGACCGGCGATCTCAGCGAGCGCCTGCCGGTCGGGCGCAGCGGCGACGAGCTCGATCGCCTCGCCGAGAACCTCAACGCCATGCTGGAGCGGATCGAGGCGCTGATGGCGGGGCTGAAGGAGGTCTCCGACAACATCGCCCATGATCTCAAGACGCCGCTGACGCGCCTGCGCAACCGCGCCGAGGAGGCGTTGGCGAAATCGGGCTGCGAGGCCGATTACCGGGCGGCGCTGGAGCGTACCATCGAGGAATCCGACGGTCTCATCCGCACCTTCAACGCGCTGCTGATGATTGCGCGCGCCGAATCGGGACAAGCGCGCGGCAACATGGATGATTTCGACGCGGCCGACGTAGCCAACGGCATCCACGAGCTCTATGAGCCGCTCGCCGAAGAGGACGGCATGACCCTGAAGGTGAAGGCCGACCCGACACCGATTCACGCCAACCGCGAATTGATCAGTCAGGCGCTCGCCAATCTGGTCGAGAATGCGATCAAATATGGCAAGCCGGTCGCGCAGACCGGCGGAACCGTGATCAGCATGGACTCCCGGCAAATCACGATCGAGGCCAGGCGCGAGGGCGAGCATGTGCTGCTCAGCGTCACCGACCGCGGTCCTGGTATCCCCGAGGCCGATCGCGCGCACGCCGTGGAACGATTCGTGCGGCTGGAAGCGAGCCGCACGCTGCCGGGCTCCGGGCTCGGTCTCAGCCTCGCCTCGGCGGTTGCGACATTGCATGGTGGTGAATTGAGACTGGCCGACGCCCAGCCCGGTCTTGTCGCCACGCTGGTGCTCCCCGTGCGCGCCGGCGACAGGGTTGCTCCGCCAATACCGGATGTGCCACAGAAGGTGGCATGA
- a CDS encoding bifunctional [glutamine synthetase] adenylyltransferase/[glutamine synthetase]-adenylyl-L-tyrosine phosphorylase has protein sequence MNHPAPGNADKHGERLAARFAEAPHIAASTTDERRFESWLTELEPAQSARIEALLAHPFARDILAGIAEFSPYLFDLVRADALRLIRLLECDPDVHLASLIAEARGAVLAAPDEAEVMRLLRRMKAETALLTALCDIGGVWPVMRVTAALTDVAVSSVQAALQYLLRQEAARGKISPPNPEAPEEGCGLIVLAMGKMGAGELNYSSDIDLIVFFDPDATTLAADIEPQPFFVRVTQGMARILQQRTYDGYVFRVDLRLRPDPSSTQVAISRDAALNYYEREGRTWERAAMIKARACAGDFRAGEALLAEIAPFVWRKHLDFAALADVHDMKRQMQTYRGQSEVAVEGHNVKVGRGGIREIEFFAQTQQLIAGGRHPELRVRPTLRALDILASSNWITPAARDELTTAYEFLRRVEHRLQMIADEQTHALPEDKDAVERFARFFGYPDREAFASDLLRQLEIVQGHYEKLFEGDDPTGTAKLPALDYSAGPDDPRLLQHLASLGFKKPAAVAQTVRDWVTGDYRVFRNEATRNAFVEFVPALIDGLAHAEEPDRAVVAFDHFLGALQRGGRLITLLGQNRELVALVALVLGAAPRLGEMLARQPQLMDGLIDPRFFGAMPDRQELSGRLAATVQDAGSYEEFLDRLRLFGQESLFLIGTRILSGTVSAQQASTAFADVAEGIVHTVHGLVADRFAAQHGRIKGQETAIIAMGRLGSREMTASSDLDLILLYDFDSDNPDSDGPKSLQGAHYFARLTQRLISAFTTRTNYGVLYEIDMRLRPSGRAGPVASSLVSFADYQANEAWTWEHMALTRARVVSASPEFRMRIERVIRDVLPRRRDPAITANDVADMRRAIAQEKGEADCWDLKHAAGGMVDIDFIAQYLQLVHAHDKPEILDVNTMQVLENACRIGVLGQSETEILRAAARLYHDLTQILRLCVSDRFKPETAGNDLQRVMARAGDAPDFSSLEARVKETQSEVRRVFRALLEGA, from the coding sequence ATGAACCATCCCGCGCCGGGAAACGCGGACAAGCATGGTGAGAGACTCGCCGCGCGCTTTGCGGAAGCTCCCCATATTGCCGCTTCCACAACCGACGAACGACGTTTCGAGAGCTGGCTGACCGAGCTCGAGCCGGCCCAGTCGGCCCGTATCGAAGCGCTGCTGGCTCATCCTTTCGCGCGGGATATCCTGGCCGGGATTGCGGAATTCTCGCCCTATCTGTTCGATCTCGTGCGCGCCGACGCCTTGCGCTTGATCCGGCTGCTCGAATGCGATCCGGATGTGCATCTGGCGTCGCTGATCGCGGAGGCGAGGGGGGCGGTGCTCGCCGCGCCTGACGAGGCCGAGGTGATGCGGCTGCTTCGCCGCATGAAAGCGGAAACCGCGCTCCTGACCGCCCTGTGCGACATCGGTGGCGTCTGGCCGGTGATGCGGGTGACGGCTGCGCTGACCGATGTTGCAGTGTCCTCGGTGCAGGCGGCGCTCCAATACCTGCTGCGGCAGGAAGCCGCACGTGGCAAGATCTCGCCGCCCAACCCCGAGGCGCCCGAAGAGGGCTGCGGGCTGATCGTGCTCGCCATGGGCAAGATGGGTGCGGGCGAGCTGAACTATTCCAGCGACATCGATCTCATCGTGTTCTTCGATCCCGACGCGACGACGCTGGCGGCGGACATCGAGCCGCAGCCGTTCTTCGTCCGGGTCACGCAGGGAATGGCGCGCATCCTCCAGCAGCGCACCTATGACGGTTACGTTTTCCGCGTCGATCTGCGCCTGCGGCCCGATCCGTCCTCGACGCAAGTGGCGATCTCGCGGGACGCCGCGCTGAACTATTATGAGCGGGAAGGGCGCACCTGGGAGCGCGCCGCGATGATCAAGGCACGTGCCTGTGCCGGCGATTTCAGGGCGGGCGAGGCATTGCTCGCCGAGATCGCACCTTTCGTCTGGCGCAAGCATCTCGACTTCGCCGCGCTCGCCGATGTCCACGACATGAAGCGGCAGATGCAGACCTATCGCGGCCAGAGCGAGGTCGCCGTGGAGGGGCACAACGTCAAGGTCGGTCGCGGCGGCATCCGCGAGATCGAGTTTTTTGCCCAGACCCAGCAATTGATCGCCGGCGGCCGTCATCCGGAGTTGCGGGTGCGGCCGACGCTGAGGGCGCTCGACATTCTCGCCTCCAGCAACTGGATCACCCCAGCTGCGCGCGACGAGCTGACCACGGCGTACGAATTCCTGCGCAGGGTCGAGCATCGCCTCCAGATGATCGCCGACGAGCAGACCCACGCACTGCCCGAGGACAAGGACGCGGTCGAGCGTTTTGCCCGCTTCTTCGGCTATCCCGATCGCGAAGCCTTTGCGAGCGACCTGCTGCGGCAGCTCGAGATCGTGCAGGGGCACTACGAGAAATTGTTCGAGGGCGACGACCCAACCGGCACGGCCAAGCTGCCGGCGCTCGACTACAGCGCCGGTCCCGACGATCCGCGCCTGCTGCAGCATTTGGCGAGCCTCGGCTTCAAGAAGCCTGCCGCCGTCGCGCAGACTGTGCGCGACTGGGTCACCGGCGACTATCGCGTGTTCCGCAACGAGGCGACGCGGAACGCCTTCGTCGAATTCGTGCCGGCCCTGATCGACGGCCTAGCCCATGCCGAAGAGCCGGATCGCGCGGTCGTGGCATTCGATCATTTCCTGGGCGCGCTGCAGCGCGGCGGCCGGCTGATCACGCTGCTCGGCCAGAACCGCGAGCTGGTCGCGCTGGTGGCCCTGGTGCTGGGCGCCGCGCCGCGGCTCGGCGAGATGCTGGCGCGACAGCCGCAGCTCATGGATGGCCTGATCGACCCGCGCTTCTTCGGCGCCATGCCGGACAGGCAGGAATTGTCGGGACGGTTGGCTGCGACGGTCCAGGACGCCGGCTCCTACGAGGAGTTCCTCGATCGCCTGCGCCTGTTCGGCCAGGAGAGCCTGTTCCTGATCGGCACGCGCATCCTGTCCGGCACCGTCTCGGCGCAGCAGGCGAGCACGGCCTTTGCCGACGTTGCCGAAGGCATCGTCCATACCGTGCATGGCCTGGTCGCCGACCGCTTCGCCGCCCAGCACGGCCGGATCAAGGGGCAGGAGACCGCGATCATCGCGATGGGCCGGCTCGGCAGCCGTGAGATGACGGCCTCGTCCGATCTCGACCTGATCCTGCTCTACGATTTCGACAGCGACAATCCTGACTCCGACGGGCCGAAATCGCTGCAAGGCGCGCATTATTTCGCCCGCCTGACCCAGCGCCTGATCAGCGCGTTCACGACGCGCACCAATTACGGCGTGCTCTACGAAATCGACATGCGGCTGCGTCCCTCGGGGCGCGCCGGTCCCGTGGCCTCGAGCCTGGTCTCGTTCGCGGATTACCAGGCCAATGAGGCCTGGACCTGGGAGCACATGGCGCTGACGCGCGCCCGCGTGGTGTCGGCTTCGCCCGAATTCCGGATGCGGATCGAACGCGTCATCCGCGACGTCTTGCCCCGCCGCCGCGACCCCGCCATCACGGCCAACGACGTCGCCGACATGCGGCGCGCGATCGCGCAGGAGAAGGGCGAGGCCGATTGCTGGGATCTCAAGCATGCCGCCGGCGGCATGGTCGACATCGACTTCATCGCGCAATATCTCCAGCTCGTGCACGCGCACGACAAGCCCGAGATCCTCGACGTCAACACGATGCAGGTGCTGGAAAACGCATGCAGGATCGGTGTGCTCGGACAATCGGAGACCGAGATCTTGCGTGCGGCCGCGCGGCTCTATCACGACCTGACGCAGATCCTGCGACTCTGCGTCAGCGACCGCTTCAAGCCCGAAACGGCCGGCAACGATCTGCAGCGCGTGATGGCACGCGCCGGCGATGCGCCGGATTTCTCCTCGCTCGAGGCGCGGGTGAAGGAGACGCAGAGCGAGGTGCGGCGCGTGTTCAGGGCGCTGCTGGAAGGGGCATAG
- a CDS encoding formate dehydrogenase subunit delta: MSPDRLIYMANQIGKFFQSQGQDKAVTGIAEHIKKFWDPRMKRAIFAHLDAGGAGLEPNVREALTSLKQAMPLPAAP, from the coding sequence ATGTCGCCTGACCGCCTGATCTACATGGCCAACCAGATCGGCAAGTTCTTCCAGAGCCAGGGCCAAGACAAGGCCGTAACGGGGATTGCCGAGCACATCAAGAAGTTCTGGGATCCCCGGATGAAGCGCGCGATTTTCGCTCATCTCGATGCCGGCGGCGCGGGCCTGGAGCCCAACGTGCGGGAGGCCCTCACCTCGCTGAAGCAGGCTATGCCCCTTCCAGCAGCGCCCTGA
- the fdhD gene encoding formate dehydrogenase accessory sulfurtransferase FdhD → MHVPVQAIDRQIWRDGVAFEGTRLIPEETPLALTYNGGTYAVMMGTPQNLEDFAVGFSLDEGIIKSVDDIKSLEVVRLDDGIELRMWLGAEDAALISERRRHIAGPTGCGICGIESIAEAVRPAAVVPHGQAFTPEEIMAAMQAIAPLQSINLQTRAVHAAAFWSPAGNIVALREDVGRHNALDKLAGALARSRTDPRGGMVLLTSRVSVEMVQKTAAIGAPVMIAVSAPTALAVRTAEAAGITLIAIARQDGFEVFSHGDRVVARHATEVADVA, encoded by the coding sequence ATGCACGTGCCGGTCCAGGCCATCGACCGACAAATCTGGCGCGACGGCGTCGCGTTCGAAGGCACGCGGCTGATCCCGGAGGAGACACCACTGGCGCTGACCTATAATGGCGGCACCTATGCCGTCATGATGGGAACGCCGCAGAACCTGGAGGATTTTGCCGTCGGCTTCAGCCTGGACGAAGGCATCATCAAATCGGTCGACGACATCAAGTCGCTCGAGGTGGTTCGCCTCGACGACGGCATCGAGCTCAGGATGTGGCTGGGGGCGGAAGATGCCGCACTCATCAGCGAGCGTCGCCGCCACATAGCAGGGCCGACCGGGTGTGGCATCTGCGGCATCGAGTCCATTGCCGAAGCCGTGCGCCCCGCCGCGGTCGTACCGCACGGCCAGGCCTTCACGCCGGAGGAGATCATGGCGGCGATGCAGGCCATCGCGCCGCTGCAATCTATCAATTTGCAAACCCGCGCCGTTCATGCTGCGGCGTTCTGGTCCCCTGCCGGCAACATCGTTGCGCTGCGCGAGGACGTCGGCCGCCACAATGCGCTCGACAAGCTCGCAGGAGCGCTCGCGCGCAGCCGCACGGACCCGCGCGGCGGCATGGTGCTGCTGACAAGCCGTGTTTCGGTCGAGATGGTGCAGAAGACTGCCGCGATCGGTGCGCCGGTGATGATCGCAGTGTCCGCGCCGACCGCGCTCGCGGTGCGTACGGCGGAAGCCGCCGGCATCACGCTGATCGCCATTGCCCGCCAGGACGGGTTCGAAGTGTTCTCGCATGGTGACCGGGTTGTCGCCCGCCATGCCACGGAGGTTGCCGATGTCGCCTGA
- the fdhF gene encoding formate dehydrogenase subunit alpha codes for MSLIEEIDYGTPRSKSETMVTLTIDGNQVTVPEGTSIMRAAMDAGHQIPKLCATDMVDAYGSCRLCLVEIEGRAGTPASCTTPVMNGLVVHTQTERLKKLRKGVMELYISDHPLDCLTCGANGDCELQDMAGAVGLRDVRYGYEGENHVFAKSHGCDNDHWMPKDESNPYFTYDPSKCIVCSRCVRACEEVQGTFALTISGRGFDSRVSPGMSESFLGSECVSCGACVQACPTATLTEKSVIEIGQPEHSVVTTCAYCGVGCAFKAEMRGEEVVRMVPYKDGKANRGHSCVKGRFAWGYTNHKERILKPMIRERIEDPWREVSWDEAFSFAAAKMRGIQKKYGRDAIGGITSSRCTNEETYLVQKLIRAGFGNNNVDTCARVCHSPTGYGLATTFGTSAGTQDFDSVEDTDVVVVIGANPASAHPVFASRLKKRLRQGAKLIVIDPRRTEMVESPHVKALHLPLMPGTNVAVMTALAHVIVTEGLVNEAFVRERCDWSEFEEWAAFVAQPNNSPEATAILTGVNPKDLREAARTYATGGNGAIYYGLGVTEHSQGSTTVIAIANLAMATGNIGRPGVGVNPLRGQNNVQGSCDMGSFPHELPGYRHISGDAVRDQFEALWNVKLNPEPGLRIPNMFDAAVEGTFMGIYVQGEDILQSDPNTSHVVAALSAMECVIVHDLFLNETANYAHVFLPGSSFLEKDGTFTNAERRIQRVRKVMTPKNGMADWEVTIGLAKAMGFEMKYSHPSEIMDEIAALTPTFAGVSYAKLDELGSVQWPCNDKAPEGTPVMHIDGFVRGKGKFVVTEYVATDERTGPRYPLLLTTGRILSQYNVGAQTRRTENVVWHSEDRLEIHPHDAEQRGVRDGDWVRLKSRAGETTLRAEITDRVAPGVVYTTFHHPDTQANVITTDYSDWATNCPEYKVTAVQVSPSNGPSDWQKAYDAQARHPRRIAPAEAAE; via the coding sequence ATGTCTCTGATCGAAGAAATCGACTACGGCACGCCACGCTCGAAATCGGAAACGATGGTCACGCTGACCATCGACGGCAATCAGGTCACGGTGCCCGAGGGCACCTCCATCATGCGCGCCGCGATGGACGCCGGCCACCAGATCCCGAAACTCTGCGCGACCGACATGGTCGACGCATACGGCTCCTGCCGGCTCTGCCTCGTCGAGATCGAGGGCCGCGCCGGCACGCCGGCCTCCTGCACCACGCCCGTGATGAACGGCCTCGTCGTCCACACCCAGACCGAGCGGCTGAAGAAGCTGCGCAAGGGCGTGATGGAGCTCTACATCTCCGACCATCCGCTCGACTGCCTCACCTGCGGCGCCAACGGGGACTGCGAGCTGCAGGACATGGCGGGCGCCGTCGGCCTGCGCGACGTACGCTACGGCTATGAGGGTGAGAATCACGTCTTCGCCAAGAGCCACGGCTGCGACAACGACCATTGGATGCCCAAGGACGAGTCCAACCCGTACTTCACCTACGATCCTTCCAAGTGCATCGTCTGCTCGCGCTGCGTCCGCGCCTGCGAGGAGGTGCAAGGCACCTTCGCGCTGACCATTTCCGGCCGCGGCTTCGACAGCCGCGTCTCGCCCGGTATGAGCGAGAGCTTCCTCGGCTCCGAATGCGTCTCCTGCGGCGCCTGCGTCCAGGCCTGCCCGACTGCGACGCTGACGGAGAAGTCGGTGATCGAGATCGGCCAACCCGAGCATTCCGTCGTGACCACCTGCGCCTATTGCGGCGTCGGCTGCGCCTTCAAGGCCGAGATGCGCGGCGAGGAAGTGGTGCGCATGGTGCCGTACAAGGACGGCAAGGCCAATCGCGGCCATTCTTGCGTCAAGGGCCGCTTCGCCTGGGGCTACACCAATCACAAGGAACGCATCCTCAAGCCCATGATCCGCGAGCGGATCGAGGATCCCTGGCGCGAAGTCTCCTGGGATGAGGCGTTCTCCTTCGCCGCCGCCAAGATGCGCGGCATCCAGAAGAAATACGGGCGCGACGCCATCGGCGGCATTACCTCGTCCCGCTGCACCAACGAAGAGACCTATCTGGTGCAGAAGCTGATCCGCGCCGGCTTCGGCAACAACAATGTCGACACCTGCGCCCGCGTCTGCCATTCGCCGACCGGCTATGGCCTCGCCACCACCTTCGGCACCTCCGCCGGCACGCAGGATTTCGACTCGGTCGAGGACACCGACGTCGTCGTCGTGATCGGCGCCAATCCGGCCTCCGCCCACCCGGTGTTCGCGTCCCGCCTGAAGAAGCGGCTGCGCCAGGGCGCCAAGCTGATCGTGATCGACCCGCGCCGCACCGAGATGGTGGAATCGCCGCATGTGAAGGCGCTGCATCTGCCCCTGATGCCCGGCACCAATGTCGCGGTCATGACCGCGCTGGCGCATGTCATCGTCACCGAGGGCCTCGTCAACGAAGCCTTCGTGCGCGAGCGCTGCGACTGGAGCGAGTTCGAGGAATGGGCGGCGTTCGTGGCCCAGCCGAATAACAGCCCGGAAGCCACCGCCATTCTCACCGGCGTCAATCCGAAAGACCTGCGCGAAGCCGCCCGCACCTACGCCACCGGAGGCAACGGCGCGATCTATTACGGCCTCGGCGTCACCGAGCACAGCCAGGGTTCCACCACCGTGATCGCGATCGCGAACCTTGCGATGGCGACGGGCAATATCGGCCGTCCCGGCGTCGGCGTGAACCCGCTGCGCGGCCAGAACAACGTACAGGGCTCCTGCGACATGGGCTCGTTCCCGCACGAGCTGCCCGGCTACCGCCACATCTCCGGCGATGCCGTGCGCGACCAGTTCGAGGCGCTGTGGAACGTCAAGCTCAACCCGGAGCCGGGCCTGCGCATTCCCAACATGTTCGACGCCGCGGTCGAAGGCACGTTCATGGGGATCTACGTGCAGGGCGAGGACATCCTCCAGTCCGATCCCAACACCAGCCACGTGGTCGCGGCGCTGTCAGCGATGGAATGCGTCATCGTCCACGACCTCTTCCTCAACGAGACCGCGAACTACGCCCACGTCTTCCTGCCCGGCTCGAGCTTCCTCGAGAAGGACGGCACTTTCACCAACGCCGAGCGCCGCATCCAGCGCGTCCGCAAGGTGATGACGCCGAAGAACGGCATGGCCGATTGGGAGGTCACCATCGGCCTTGCCAAGGCGATGGGCTTCGAGATGAAGTACAGTCACCCCTCCGAGATCATGGACGAGATCGCGGCGCTGACCCCGACCTTCGCCGGCGTCTCCTACGCCAAGCTGGATGAGCTCGGCTCGGTGCAGTGGCCCTGCAACGACAAGGCGCCGGAGGGCACGCCGGTGATGCATATCGACGGCTTCGTCCGCGGCAAGGGCAAGTTCGTCGTCACAGAATATGTCGCGACCGACGAGCGCACCGGCCCGCGCTATCCGCTGCTGCTCACGACGGGCCGCATCCTCAGCCAGTACAATGTCGGCGCGCAGACAAGGCGCACCGAGAACGTGGTCTGGCATTCCGAAGACCGCCTCGAGATCCATCCGCACGACGCCGAACAGCGTGGCGTGCGCGACGGCGACTGGGTACGGCTGAAGAGCCGCGCCGGCGAGACCACGCTGCGCGCGGAGATCACCGATCGCGTGGCGCCGGGCGTCGTCTACACCACCTTCCACCACCCGGACACGCAGGCCAACGTCATCACGACCGACTATTCCGACTGGGCGACCAACTGCCCCGAATACAAGGTCACCGCGGTGCAGGTCTCGCCCTCGAACGGCCCGTCCGACTGGCAGAAGGCCTATGACGCGCAGGCGCGGCATCCCCGCCGCATCGCGCCGGCCGAAGCCGCGGAGTAA